Proteins from a single region of Candidatus Eisenbacteria bacterium:
- a CDS encoding AMMECR1 domain-containing protein, producing MRHALLLGASLLAAASGALAPELDPYRALSHDGVASAALLDQVREGLREAVCGPEDGAGRAPVAEADSGEASAASVPPAPPEWPGSPRPLYVTLVRGRATRACVGSDVPPGGSLSASLRWLGGQLATNDRRRPPVRAEELDTLRLIVAFAGDPTPVADPMSVDPMREGLKIETGKGTVAFLPGEARTVAWALREARRIGVLAGPVAEARCSKFDVVTLQGPATTRARRPIPSNP from the coding sequence GTGAGGCACGCGCTGCTCCTCGGGGCGTCGCTGCTGGCGGCCGCCTCCGGCGCGCTGGCTCCCGAACTCGATCCCTACCGCGCGCTCTCGCACGACGGCGTCGCGAGCGCCGCCTTGCTCGACCAGGTGCGCGAAGGTCTCAGGGAAGCGGTGTGCGGGCCCGAAGACGGGGCGGGACGTGCGCCGGTCGCCGAAGCGGACTCCGGGGAAGCGAGCGCTGCGAGTGTTCCCCCGGCGCCGCCCGAGTGGCCCGGATCGCCCCGGCCGCTCTACGTGACGCTGGTGCGCGGGCGCGCGACGCGCGCCTGCGTGGGCTCCGACGTGCCTCCGGGCGGTTCGCTCTCCGCCTCGCTGCGGTGGCTGGGCGGTCAGCTCGCGACGAACGACCGCCGCCGCCCTCCCGTGCGGGCCGAGGAACTGGACACCTTGCGGCTGATCGTGGCCTTCGCGGGCGATCCCACGCCGGTCGCGGACCCCATGTCCGTGGACCCGATGCGCGAGGGACTCAAGATCGAAACGGGGAAGGGCACGGTGGCGTTCCTGCCCGGCGAGGCGCGCACGGTGGCGTGGGCGCTCCGCGAAGCGCGGCGCATCGGCGTGCTCGCCGGGCCGGTCGCCGAGGCGCGCTGTTCGAAGTTCGACGTCGTCACGCTTCAGGGGCCCGCGACCACCCGGGCCCGCCGCCCGATCCCATCGAACCCGTGA
- a CDS encoding VanW family protein, translating into MRCWPWMTVAVVALSSCAVAPALGQMDADTLVRAEREAGAAAEEPFPVVLGSFTTTLAGSRPERTANVRLSAEALDGAVLEPGQVLSFDALVGPRSLARGYQDAPVILHETRQVQVGGGVCQTASTMFVAGLLSGLTSVERWRHSSPVDYIAPGEDATIAWRSKDLRLRNDTGQRVRLRIFVRGATLSARFEGEQPAANTFELATEERDLPADPGVEGARPGREIELYRVRTGRDGEQSREFVHRDVYPPTRGAQVRP; encoded by the coding sequence ATGCGCTGCTGGCCATGGATGACCGTTGCTGTCGTCGCGCTTTCGTCGTGCGCGGTGGCGCCGGCGCTCGGGCAGATGGACGCCGATACGCTCGTGCGTGCGGAGAGGGAAGCCGGGGCAGCCGCGGAGGAGCCGTTTCCCGTCGTGCTCGGCAGCTTCACGACGACGCTGGCGGGGAGCCGGCCCGAGCGCACCGCGAACGTCCGGCTTTCGGCCGAAGCGCTCGACGGCGCGGTGCTCGAGCCGGGGCAGGTGCTGTCGTTCGACGCGCTCGTCGGGCCGCGCTCGCTCGCTCGCGGCTACCAGGACGCGCCCGTCATCCTCCACGAGACGCGCCAGGTGCAGGTGGGTGGCGGCGTCTGCCAGACCGCCTCGACGATGTTCGTGGCCGGCCTGCTGTCGGGTCTCACGAGCGTCGAACGCTGGCGGCACTCCTCGCCGGTGGACTACATCGCGCCCGGCGAGGACGCGACCATCGCGTGGCGATCGAAGGATCTGAGGCTGCGGAACGACACGGGCCAGCGTGTGCGCCTGCGGATCTTCGTGCGCGGCGCGACCCTGAGTGCCCGGTTCGAGGGCGAGCAGCCCGCGGCGAACACCTTCGAACTCGCGACCGAGGAGCGTGACCTGCCCGCCGATCCGGGCGTCGAGGGCGCGCGGCCCGGCCGCGAGATCGAGCTCTACCGCGTGCGGACGGGACGGGATGGCGAGCAGTCGCGCGAGTTCGTGCACCGCGACGTCTATCCGCCGACGCGTGGAGCGCAGGTGCGGCCGTGA
- a CDS encoding DNA-3-methyladenine glycosylase I, producing MPARGSEPPVRCAWPKPSNLLYVRYHDTEWGVPERDGRALFEKLLLDGAQAGLSWETILNKRENYRRAFDGFDPEKIARYGSRRTAALLSDPGIVRNRQKVAAFIGNAKAYLALVEREGEFGPWLWRFVDGTPVQNRFTTTRQIPARTAVSDAMSKELKARGFKFVGSTIVYAFMQAVGMVNDHLVSCFRHEPCARLGRARLRRG from the coding sequence ATGCCCGCCCGCGGAAGCGAACCGCCCGTCCGCTGCGCCTGGCCGAAGCCTTCGAACCTGCTGTACGTGCGCTACCACGACACGGAGTGGGGCGTGCCCGAGCGCGACGGAAGGGCGCTGTTCGAGAAGCTGCTGCTCGACGGCGCGCAGGCGGGGCTTTCGTGGGAGACGATCCTGAACAAGCGCGAGAACTACCGGCGCGCCTTCGACGGCTTCGATCCGGAGAAGATCGCCCGCTACGGATCGCGCAGGACCGCGGCGCTGCTCTCCGACCCGGGCATCGTCCGCAATCGCCAGAAGGTCGCGGCGTTCATCGGCAACGCGAAGGCCTACCTCGCGCTGGTCGAGCGCGAAGGCGAGTTCGGGCCGTGGCTGTGGCGTTTCGTGGACGGCACCCCGGTCCAGAACCGCTTCACGACGACGCGGCAGATTCCGGCGCGCACGGCGGTCTCGGATGCGATGTCGAAGGAGCTGAAGGCGCGCGGCTTCAAGTTCGTGGGCTCGACGATCGTGTACGCGTTCATGCAGGCGGTGGGCATGGTCAACGACCACCTCGTGAGCTGCTTTCGCCACGAACCCTGCGCCAGGCTGGGACGAGCACGCCTGCGGCGCGGCTGA
- a CDS encoding rhomboid family intramembrane serine protease, with the protein MRRQTGSVVCPRCGKLVGVGEKSCPYCGAWQPGMFGYGPVLRRAFGGAFDLGNVIIAYCVVLYLLSLAIDPGAIQMRGLFDLLAPSGAALYHLGMTGGYAWAAGQWWTLATATFLHGSLLHILFNMLILKQFMPNVVDLWGAPRAFLVFMAGGIGGFLISNVATGHPTIGASGAIFGLLGALISYGRRTHQGHITQQLWISAIFMFVMGFTMGSVNNWAHAGGFAAGFGTAELMPTSHRREGMGVLLLAGFLALVSVAGVVLSFLGFTRLLSGR; encoded by the coding sequence ATGAGACGACAGACGGGTTCGGTGGTGTGTCCGCGCTGCGGAAAGCTCGTGGGCGTGGGCGAGAAGAGCTGCCCTTATTGCGGCGCCTGGCAGCCGGGCATGTTCGGCTACGGCCCGGTGCTGCGGCGCGCCTTCGGCGGGGCGTTCGACCTCGGCAACGTGATCATCGCGTACTGTGTCGTGCTCTACCTGCTGTCGCTGGCGATCGACCCGGGCGCGATCCAGATGCGCGGCCTGTTCGACCTGCTCGCACCCTCGGGCGCCGCGCTCTACCACCTCGGCATGACGGGCGGGTATGCGTGGGCGGCGGGCCAGTGGTGGACGCTCGCGACCGCGACGTTCCTGCACGGCAGCCTGCTGCACATCCTGTTCAACATGCTGATCCTGAAGCAGTTCATGCCGAACGTCGTGGACCTTTGGGGGGCGCCGAGGGCGTTCCTCGTCTTCATGGCGGGCGGCATCGGCGGCTTCCTGATCTCGAACGTCGCGACGGGACACCCGACGATCGGCGCCTCGGGCGCGATCTTCGGCCTGCTGGGCGCGCTCATCTCGTACGGCCGGCGCACCCACCAGGGCCACATCACGCAGCAGCTCTGGATCAGCGCGATCTTCATGTTCGTGATGGGCTTCACCATGGGCAGCGTCAACAACTGGGCGCACGCGGGCGGCTTCGCGGCCGGCTTCGGCACGGCCGAACTCATGCCCACCAGCCACCGCCGGGAAGGCATGGGCGTGCTGCTGCTCGCCGGATTTCTCGCGCTGGTTTCGGTCGCGGGAGTCGTCCTTTCGTTCCTCGGCTTCACGCGGTTGCTGTCGGGACGCTGA
- a CDS encoding site-2 protease family protein, with product MTATTFHALVFWFPAFLFSTTVHEAAHAWAALHGGDDTAARGGQASLAPWPHIRRAPFGMLVVPLLTSLTQGWTIGWASAPYDPEWAERHPRRAALMAAAGPLANLGLAVAAFALLRLGLVFGVFDAPARITLDVLVEPAAGADPLGVFAFAALALSVLFTLNVLLFVLNMLPFPPLDGASVLTLAMPPRAASAARTFITMPGMSFVGILAVWKFFPVLSEPVLKVVIALLHPGQY from the coding sequence ATGACCGCCACCACCTTTCACGCCCTCGTCTTCTGGTTCCCGGCGTTCCTGTTCTCGACGACCGTGCACGAGGCCGCCCACGCGTGGGCGGCGCTCCACGGCGGCGACGACACCGCGGCCCGTGGCGGCCAGGCGTCGCTCGCGCCGTGGCCGCACATCCGCCGCGCGCCGTTCGGCATGCTGGTCGTGCCGCTGCTCACGAGCCTGACGCAGGGCTGGACGATCGGCTGGGCGAGCGCGCCCTACGATCCGGAGTGGGCGGAGCGCCACCCGCGCCGCGCCGCGCTCATGGCCGCGGCGGGCCCGCTGGCGAACCTCGGCCTCGCCGTCGCGGCCTTCGCGCTGCTGCGCCTCGGGCTCGTCTTCGGTGTCTTCGACGCGCCCGCGCGCATCACCCTCGATGTCCTCGTCGAGCCGGCGGCCGGAGCGGATCCGCTCGGCGTCTTCGCGTTCGCGGCGCTCGCGCTGTCCGTGCTGTTCACGCTCAACGTGCTCCTGTTCGTGCTCAACATGCTGCCGTTCCCGCCGCTCGATGGCGCCTCGGTCCTCACGCTGGCGATGCCGCCCCGTGCGGCGAGCGCCGCCCGCACGTTCATCACGATGCCGGGCATGTCCTTCGTCGGCATCCTCGCGGTCTGGAAGTTCTTTCCCGTCCTCAGCGAACCCGTGCTGAAGGTCGTGATCGCGCTGCTGCATCCCGGGCAGTACTGA
- a CDS encoding protein kinase encodes MERISHFEIVRRLGQGGMGEVHEAVDLDLGRRVALKFVSGTNAHDPEALRRFEREARTAAALQHPHIATLFAFDRSTERPFLVMELLAGRTLRDVLAAGPLPMPDALGIVRDVAAALAYAHRHSVVHRDIKPENLMFDADGRVKVTDFGLARMTDASRLTRTGSTLGTPFYMAPELVRGTSSPGAESEDVGAAPADVFALGVTLYEMLTGTLPFRGPNALATLYAIAHDDAPPLRERRADAPPEVEALLARMLARDPAARPDAAEVASALGGVTGEAPAGGWASGVSRAFAPAEPVQSGAVTREMGGATTSAVTLPVERRPAAQAGLPVPAGGLVRRPRRGARLGAALAVIAAVGAAITWGVFARNAAASRRAVSLNNQGHDSLMAGRVEVAKARFEAALAIAPRYAEAKLNLAAVLARAGSADRAAQRYAEVLRENPRRPGLLAAAHYGLGELDLRAHAWPGAVAHLQEASRLDSTRAEYPNNLGYALVQAGRTAEALSTLRAAQARFPAEPAPLKNIALAWLAGGAPDSGLVAADRAVRLRPTFAAGWLAKLQCEAALGERTAALASLETLRGLSPTDAELAEALTAIRGIAAVRATQRRLPAR; translated from the coding sequence ATGGAACGCATCTCCCATTTCGAGATCGTCCGCCGTCTCGGTCAGGGAGGCATGGGCGAGGTGCACGAAGCCGTGGACCTCGATCTCGGCCGTCGCGTGGCGCTCAAGTTCGTGAGCGGGACGAACGCGCACGACCCGGAGGCGCTGCGGCGCTTCGAACGTGAGGCGCGGACCGCCGCGGCCCTGCAGCACCCGCACATCGCGACGCTGTTCGCCTTCGACCGCAGCACCGAGCGGCCGTTCCTCGTCATGGAGCTGCTCGCGGGGCGCACGCTGCGCGACGTGCTCGCCGCCGGCCCGCTGCCGATGCCGGACGCTCTCGGCATCGTGCGCGACGTCGCGGCGGCGCTGGCCTACGCGCACCGGCATTCGGTGGTGCACCGCGACATCAAGCCCGAGAACCTGATGTTCGACGCCGACGGCCGGGTCAAGGTCACCGACTTCGGGCTCGCGCGCATGACCGACGCCTCCCGGCTGACCCGCACCGGCTCGACGCTCGGGACGCCGTTCTACATGGCGCCCGAGCTGGTGCGCGGCACGTCGTCGCCCGGCGCGGAGAGCGAGGACGTGGGCGCGGCGCCCGCGGACGTCTTCGCGCTCGGCGTGACCCTCTACGAGATGCTCACGGGCACGCTGCCCTTCCGGGGGCCGAACGCCCTGGCCACCCTGTACGCGATCGCCCACGACGACGCGCCGCCCCTGCGCGAGCGGCGCGCCGACGCTCCGCCCGAGGTCGAGGCGTTGCTCGCGAGGATGCTGGCCCGCGACCCGGCGGCCCGCCCGGACGCCGCGGAGGTCGCGAGCGCACTCGGCGGGGTGACGGGGGAGGCGCCCGCCGGCGGGTGGGCCAGCGGCGTGAGCCGCGCCTTCGCCCCCGCGGAACCCGTCCAATCCGGAGCGGTGACCCGTGAGATGGGCGGCGCGACGACCAGCGCCGTGACGCTGCCGGTCGAGCGGCGGCCCGCCGCGCAGGCCGGCCTGCCCGTTCCCGCCGGCGGTCTCGTGCGTCGGCCGCGCCGCGGCGCCCGGCTCGGCGCCGCGCTGGCGGTGATCGCGGCCGTCGGCGCGGCGATCACCTGGGGCGTGTTCGCGCGCAACGCGGCCGCGAGCCGCCGGGCGGTGTCGCTCAACAACCAGGGGCACGACTCGCTCATGGCCGGTCGGGTCGAGGTCGCGAAGGCGCGCTTCGAGGCGGCGCTCGCGATCGCGCCCCGTTACGCCGAGGCCAAACTGAACCTGGCGGCGGTGCTGGCGCGCGCGGGCTCCGCCGATCGCGCGGCGCAGCGATACGCCGAGGTCCTGCGGGAGAACCCGCGGCGGCCCGGGTTGCTCGCCGCCGCGCACTACGGACTCGGCGAGCTGGACTTGCGCGCGCACGCCTGGCCCGGCGCGGTCGCCCACCTGCAGGAGGCCTCGCGTCTGGATTCCACGCGCGCCGAGTACCCCAACAACCTCGGCTACGCGCTCGTGCAGGCGGGACGCACCGCCGAGGCGCTCTCGACCCTGCGCGCGGCGCAGGCCCGCTTCCCGGCCGAGCCGGCGCCGCTCAAGAACATCGCGCTCGCCTGGCTCGCGGGCGGAGCGCCGGACAGCGGGCTCGTCGCGGCCGATCGCGCCGTCAGGCTGCGCCCGACGTTCGCGGCCGGCTGGCTCGCGAAGCTGCAATGCGAGGCGGCGCTCGGAGAGCGGACCGCGGCGCTGGCGAGCCTCGAGACGTTGAGGGGACTGTCGCCGACCGACGCCGAACTGGCCGAAGCGCTCACGGCGATTCGCGGCATCGCCGCCGTGCGTGCGACGCAGCGAAGGCTTCCGGCCCGTTAG